In the genome of Rhopalosiphum padi isolate XX-2018 chromosome 1, ASM2088224v1, whole genome shotgun sequence, the window ATGGTGATGTGCGTCAATTGCAGTTATCTGTAGAATTCCACTTGTCCAATTTCCCCCACCTAAccacacaatttaaaatttataatattatacatctatttCCTGCGCTGAGGTAGGTGAAATAAGACGAGTTCCCGGATACCAGTATCTGGATCCTGTCCGTCATTTTACACGATacgttagatattatattatagcatgctctatgtaatatgtatatgtaacatAACACCAATAAACAGAACGCAGCTATAAACATTATGCAGAGGTCATCAACTCAAAAATGTAAAcagactataaataatatattatatactaatgtcTAATGTAGGTACTCTACttaatcaaaatgtattgaatataaatacatcaatGCATGCCACCTTTAAGATATGTGATATTATagaaaaacacaatatattatattattcattggaaataattaattaataacaatattatatttatactttatagaattatctataaaaccacaataacaatacattcataaataataatgcattaactactattttttttttcatcaaaaaacatagaatatacgattagactaaaaaaaaacatttatattgctTAACAAATCACAATTTAAACCGAATCCTTTCaatctatactaatataatcAATAGTAGATTTAACGGATGATCTTCCCTCGTAagaattagttaattaattttaatttttaaattataaaaatttaaaaatcataatttaaaaaaattattaaaaataaatattataaaaaatttaaaatattaacaaatataaaatgaatgtaGATAAGTACACTTAGATAGTATTCAGCAAGATAATAAAAACagttgtttttgcatattttataatgccaTGGTACTAAATTCACCCTCTCTAATGCCCTTGGTGTTATATCAAATCACTActgttaatcatttttattttggaaatttcaTCGTTCTAACaagtattcaaatttttatgatacaaatcgataaaatatgttaagtttTAATCATCAACATCTAgcattaattaaacaaaataacattttttaaatcaaagtgTTTTATGAAGTACACGAATATTAAAgtcaaataaaacattataaaaataatcaatttacgaaaaaaaaccacgtattttataaaaaatatttttcattatttattgaatatacttactattgtttttttcaagtaaaatttatcttaaaaatgaACTATTTAATGGTTATAACTAGCTAGATTGCATGTTTCACACATTAGTTACAGTATTTTGTGTtaaatcttatttaatttttaaataaattatcttatacattGCAATATAACGGTACATTtagaagatatttaaataataacttgtatacgtctttcataatatatttcttacattttaataaataagtgatttgtatgctaaaatattatagtgtttatattaaaagtccgtgctatgtaggtatatttttattatcacgaCTTGCATGATACtcttattatttgatttgtgACTGTGTACCGGTGTAGCCGTGTAGGTAAGTAATGTATTGCAAATATTTGTAAACTTCCCGATGTAATAATCTTAggtattattaggtactatttCAAGGTTACTCGAATGAAATAGTgttttcatcaataaaaataaataggtaagaCAATCGTCATTTACAGTTCTGTCGCGAAGGTTCAGTTCGGTCAAAATTAGGTAcctagatataaatattttttttcttgaaattaaaaatatttaaagaaataactatattttattctgaaacgataactaaaaattatttgaaaaacaatttttggtgTAAACAATTAatcaaagtttattttttaaattcaacagGTGACGACGAAGATTTACCGACAAGTAAACTAAAAAACGATGGACTTAGAGATCCCGAATCGGGCTATCCGAAATCGTAAgtgaacaatatttaattattttaggtgTATCAATTAtggaatataattatgaaacgTTATTAAAtggataactaataatataaattgaatcatcacaaaaaataaaataaaaatattctttccgaagtttcaaatattttttactaaattctatatttctataattagacattattttttatcttagaCCAATCCAATGAATCAATTATCTAATAtgtctattaaattaatattgaataggtacgttattggttttaaattattatataaagatttCAGACAATGAATCGGAACAATAATCCAAGTATTCCAATGTAAAATGTTTCTTTATTCTTAAAGGGAATAACAACTCTTTATTGTTTCAAGATCAATGAATCGTAACTCACAATAGAATAAATAGTATAGGACATAAATATAACCTTGAAATGACATTACGTTGATATTTGTGTCAAGGTAACGTAAAAACCATCCTTGTACCctcaaaaatatagaaaaaaaatagaaacaatttatttgaataaggGTTAGGGTATTTTATCTCAAATTAATCTGATACGCAAAACAGGTTCAAAAACAAAATGGAAAGCCGAAGAACCTTCTACATAGTTTTAACATTACTAATATTCATATTTGCAGTGCTCATAATAGCTGTTTTCGGATTATCATTTGCCTGtaagtattgaattatttataaataatgtagctaaagaatatatacaaatacgtaGTTTTAAAATGACTGATTGACGTGCTTAGAGAGCCAAGACTGAAGTACTATTAATCTATGAACAAATTATGacacatataaattatgtttaatgtattcggaatttttttatttttcattcttttaatcataatataagtacataataaacatttttaaatacaggtTAATAAGACAATAAGCTAAATGTATGAGTTAGAGATAatgagtaattaaattaaatcaaaaaagtaaaatacatttatacatacgtagaaaggaaaatataataataagaaaataaaaaaaaaagagaagaaaaaacatatagttaattattttgatataaagtaaaaaattatataatttaaaaaacatttaaaatattctgattctaagaataaatgattataaataatattttaagctttactttgattaaaatgtattttttttaattttgcaaaaatttaaaatacgtagaTCCTAAATAATCAACGAAAGCTGACCTCAGGATTTAAAAGCATACTTTATAGGAATGTCGTAAACtctatttaatcttttttttttcaaatgatttgctattatactttatataacgTTTAAAGACAGATATATAAGagcaatttttttgataaatattttactggtAATTCACTCAAATCCCGGCAATTTTTCTTTGTTGATCCTTTTAAGTTACATTTATTTAGACCGATTCgaactatattatgttgtttcatTTGAAGCGTTTTtgagatatttttacttatgcCCCtccccccccacacacacacactaatgATTCATATTTATAGATTGACCGAtatggtacaaaatatattatgcgtattgtgtgtttaaataatacatttttaagttaagtaaatttattatgagGTATTAAAAGTAACTTCCTTATCAAACTAAGAGATTTGATAAAttcatgattaatattattaaataatttcggaataaaaataaaaatatataaatattttttttttgttacgtaatgtatttttaacattttttctttaatatattaaacataatattgtgtagtcATAAATTGTATCAActgaaaaactataaattacattGTTGCTATACatgataatcataaaaaatgatgtttaattagatattcaaaaattgatttaaaatacaaaattatcaatTCCCCAAAGaataattctatttatattcatttttttcggTCCCTCTTTAAAGTAAACTTAGAATCCACgtcttataaattgtataatgagtttatattaataatgtaaaaacttCACGTTGTTTTTTTGTTAGACCTAACGAAGACAGAAGATCAAAACAAAAGAATATGCACAACAGAAGACTGCTTAAGATCTggttagtttatattataacaagtatATATAGTGGACGAATTTATACAGATCCGTAATATCTAACAAAATATGTTCTATCTGTTATAATATAGCTACATCATTAGTTGAGTCAATGAATAAATCTGTAGATCCATGTGAAGACTTTTATCAATTTGCCTGTGGAAACTTCGCCAAATCGCATAAAATACCAAAAACAGCTGTTTCAAATGATCGGTTTGCTGAAGTACACGCTGTAATGTTAGTACTTATAAGAGGTATGAGATTCGTCCCGTGCATTACATGtttgctttttttttctttattgtaataaatgatTATCTAGAAATAGTAGATAGTTCTGTGATattgaaataatgttatattagtttaaaacgtATTCGATTCTGGTATGTTCtatgaatgttatttttatgtcgGTAAGATATTGCAGAATGACtcatttattacgtttatatgaAGTACAAAAATGACGGACATTAACAAGAATATTTACATTGCTGTAACGTAAATCCGATCTAGCTCGTAacgttacaatatttttaattacatcgcatagacaataaaattattacaaactatTGAACAGTGGGACTAGATTAGTTAACTAAGGTATACACCACTGGGGCTCATTGCACTACCTACTtttaatgttatgaattttgttTCTAGATTTTATGGAAAAAGAAGATAATGACGATGATCCGTATTCTGTATCACAGTCCCGACTTTTGTATCGTTCTTGCATGGCAACAGGTGTGTTAGTTTATTATACGGTAAtaacaaatactattttatgaaataggtgacacttttaattaaatattacttttacgtTTAGATGAAATGAACGCAGTTGGTATCAAACAATTGattcaaattttagaaaaaattggaTTGCCGTACATGGGGCATTCTACTAGAATGAAATCTTCAAGTTTATCGTCAATtttagcaaaattaaaaaaacaaattaacttaGACTTTTTATTTGTAACAACTGTCGAGGCAGATACAAAAAATCGGACAATTAATCGAATTAGTTTGGGTAAACCaagagatataaatatatttccagtgtaagaatttaaattgctcattatactatacttttaataatactaacattaatatgtttcatattttctagtcacaaaataacgaataatattaaaaaaatgagttCAAGAAAAATGCGTGAAACATTAGCATCTGAAGAAGAAGTAGGCAACACAAATGATAGTGAAGAATATTCAGATGAAATTGATTACATAAAATcatatgcaaaatattttaaaagcgtTTGGATGGAAATTTATAAATCGAAATCCAATAATTTTAATCCTAATTTACACAATTTTGGAATTAAAGtatcacaaatattaaatttcattaatgaACATTCAAAAGTAATTACCTAACACATTTaccattatatttcattttgtattttaaccatatgaaaaaataattaattatagataaaagataaaatatatgacgGAGATGAAGAACTACCATCACTCATGACTGTTGAGGAATTACAAAATTTTACTGATGATATCACACATAATTTCACTAAAACAAACGAGCAAattgtaagttatttattattatattattaccaaacaactccatatatacctatattataaagctACCTACACATTTTCTGTATCAGCCAATATTACAGTTATTGTTATgcatttcaaagaaaaaaaaatattttttttctacataaatacatatatactgaTAGGTGacgtctataaaataaattcatttatcATTTACACAACACATAGGTATTACAAATATTGTAGAACTTCTATTTACCGATCAAATTGAAcacgacatattataattaatgttggtACCTAcctttaaattatgattattttgaataaataataataacatacattttaaactatatagatTGATTGGAAGCAATTCTTTACAATTCTATTTATGGATGTGGAAAATTTAACACTGGATTTCGAAACTGACTTGATTCAAATatctaatattgaatattttaaagctcTATTCGAATTAATTAGTAATCATAAAAACCATGCTAGTAAGTATAaacaattgattaatattattagtttttacgcatttaactatatacaataatatacagtgctaacattttttatggttaaatATCGTGAGCTTTAAGATGCCAATTACtataacataaatgtttttaattgtatatttttatatatacgtaattttaGTCATAAATATATGGTGGGAAGTAGTTGTTACTCTTTTGCCATATACTACAAATGAGATGCGATTTATACAAGATAGATACTACTATGAAACAACCGGGTTAGAAAATAATCCTTCGAGATCAATTTATTGTGCAAATGCTGTAAACTCAATGATGGGATTGGCTGTTTCGCGTTTATTAGTAGATATggaatcaatatataataacaccaGAATGGtattaaacttgaaaatattaaaatcttacatataaaaatgatagtgGTATATTTTTAGGCGGCTGAAATGATTGAAAATATTCATTGggcatttgaaaaaatagtCAAAGAGTTAAATTGGATGGACGACACGACCAAAAAAAGAACACTTTACAAGGCAGAGCAGATGAGAACATTTATTGGCTTTCCTGATTTCATAGATATTCCACAACAACTTGATgactattattatgatgtacttATTTCATacagtatttactatattatttgaatgattattttgaatatttgtttagtttGAAATAATAGAAAATGACTATTTTGGGAACGTCATACGTTATGTTCAACGAGAATTAAACGAGTCTTTGGTAGGACTTAGACAATTAAACGATTACACTATAAACTCGTGAGTAAAtactaaaagtatttaataaaatatataacaataaaatcaatatatttttagttgggCATCAGATCCTTTAGAAGTAAATGCATACAATTGGATCCAAGCAAATGCAATAAGTAActaacacaattttaaaatttttactattttaaacttaatgattatgtaaaacaaaaaattgtgttCCAGCTGTTCCAGCCGGTATATTACAATTTCCTTTCTTTGGACATGATTTGcagtatgttaaattttaattatactaggaaaaatgtactaattatattaattttaggatGCTCAACTATGGTTTTCTTGGCTCAATACTGGGACATGAATTAACACATGGTTTTGACAATACTGGCCGAAAATTTGATCACGATGGAAATCAAAATATGTGGTGGACTAATCAAACTATCGCTGAGTATGAAAAACGTTCTGATTGTTTCATTCATCATTATGAATCTTATTTAGTACCTGAAATCGGCGAAAAGgtatgttttcattattttatcattaggcTGCTaagttaaaattagttatttaattatatttttttgtatacagtcttacatacagttatttttttaaataaatatactttttaataaatcgttaaatacatatacctactaaaatcgatttttaatacGAAATGACAATATCCTGTAACTAATTTTTCTGatgcaaaaatttaaaactagcaGTACCTATTGACTTATGTCTAATACTTTGACTTAGTACAATTATACAGTGACTTgttcgtttaaaatatattattcaaaaattataagtgATACTACTtcctattagtataatatatatctataacctaaaggtaatattatagatag includes:
- the LOC132932264 gene encoding neprilysin-1-like isoform X1, yielding MSDDEDLPTSKLKNDGLRDPESGYPKSFKNKMESRRTFYIVLTLLIFIFAVLIIAVFGLSFAYLTKTEDQNKRICTTEDCLRSATSLVESMNKSVDPCEDFYQFACGNFAKSHKIPKTAVSNDRFAEVHAVMLVLIRDFMEKEDNDDDPYSVSQSRLLYRSCMATDEMNAVGIKQLIQILEKIGLPYMGHSTRMKSSSLSSILAKLKKQINLDFLFVTTVEADTKNRTINRISLGKPRDINIFPVHKITNNIKKMSSRKMRETLASEEEVGNTNDSEEYSDEIDYIKSYAKYFKSVWMEIYKSKSNNFNPNLHNFGIKVSQILNFINEHSKIKDKIYDGDEELPSLMTVEELQNFTDDITHNFTKTNEQIIDWKQFFTILFMDVENLTLDFETDLIQISNIEYFKALFELISNHKNHAIINIWWEVVVTLLPYTTNEMRFIQDRYYYETTGLENNPSRSIYCANAVNSMMGLAVSRLLVDMESIYNNTRMAAEMIENIHWAFEKIVKELNWMDDTTKKRTLYKAEQMRTFIGFPDFIDIPQQLDDYYYDFEIIENDYFGNVIRYVQRELNESLVGLRQLNDYTINSWASDPLEVNAYNWIQANAITVPAGILQFPFFGHDLQMLNYGFLGSILGHELTHGFDNTGRKFDHDGNQNMWWTNQTIAEYEKRSDCFIHHYESYLVPEIGEKISGKLTLDENIADNGGLREALLAYRKFVNDNGEEPKLPGFEQYSNEQMYYLAFANNWCEATTRESLSNSILDEHSPNSIRVTAGLTNSDEFSEVWKCEKGSRMNPKTEKCKIW
- the LOC132932264 gene encoding neprilysin-1-like isoform X3 produces the protein MDLEIPNRAIRNLLIIAVFGLSFAYLTKTEDQNKRICTTEDCLRSATSLVESMNKSVDPCEDFYQFACGNFAKSHKIPKTAVSNDRFAEVHAVMLVLIRDFMEKEDNDDDPYSVSQSRLLYRSCMATDEMNAVGIKQLIQILEKIGLPYMGHSTRMKSSSLSSILAKLKKQINLDFLFVTTVEADTKNRTINRISLGKPRDINIFPVHKITNNIKKMSSRKMRETLASEEEVGNTNDSEEYSDEIDYIKSYAKYFKSVWMEIYKSKSNNFNPNLHNFGIKVSQILNFINEHSKIKDKIYDGDEELPSLMTVEELQNFTDDITHNFTKTNEQIIDWKQFFTILFMDVENLTLDFETDLIQISNIEYFKALFELISNHKNHAIINIWWEVVVTLLPYTTNEMRFIQDRYYYETTGLENNPSRSIYCANAVNSMMGLAVSRLLVDMESIYNNTRMAAEMIENIHWAFEKIVKELNWMDDTTKKRTLYKAEQMRTFIGFPDFIDIPQQLDDYYYDFEIIENDYFGNVIRYVQRELNESLVGLRQLNDYTINSWASDPLEVNAYNWIQANAITVPAGILQFPFFGHDLQMLNYGFLGSILGHELTHGFDNTGRKFDHDGNQNMWWTNQTIAEYEKRSDCFIHHYESYLVPEIGEKISGKLTLDENIADNGGLREALLAYRKFVNDNGEEPKLPGFEQYSNEQMYYLAFANNWCEATTRESLSNSILDEHSPNSIRVTAGLTNSDEFSEVWKCEKGSRMNPKTEKCKIW
- the LOC132932264 gene encoding neprilysin-1-like isoform X4, with amino-acid sequence MDLEIPNRAIRNHLTKTEDQNKRICTTEDCLRSATSLVESMNKSVDPCEDFYQFACGNFAKSHKIPKTAVSNDRFAEVHAVMLVLIRDFMEKEDNDDDPYSVSQSRLLYRSCMATDEMNAVGIKQLIQILEKIGLPYMGHSTRMKSSSLSSILAKLKKQINLDFLFVTTVEADTKNRTINRISLGKPRDINIFPVHKITNNIKKMSSRKMRETLASEEEVGNTNDSEEYSDEIDYIKSYAKYFKSVWMEIYKSKSNNFNPNLHNFGIKVSQILNFINEHSKIKDKIYDGDEELPSLMTVEELQNFTDDITHNFTKTNEQIIDWKQFFTILFMDVENLTLDFETDLIQISNIEYFKALFELISNHKNHAIINIWWEVVVTLLPYTTNEMRFIQDRYYYETTGLENNPSRSIYCANAVNSMMGLAVSRLLVDMESIYNNTRMAAEMIENIHWAFEKIVKELNWMDDTTKKRTLYKAEQMRTFIGFPDFIDIPQQLDDYYYDFEIIENDYFGNVIRYVQRELNESLVGLRQLNDYTINSWASDPLEVNAYNWIQANAITVPAGILQFPFFGHDLQMLNYGFLGSILGHELTHGFDNTGRKFDHDGNQNMWWTNQTIAEYEKRSDCFIHHYESYLVPEIGEKISGKLTLDENIADNGGLREALLAYRKFVNDNGEEPKLPGFEQYSNEQMYYLAFANNWCEATTRESLSNSILDEHSPNSIRVTAGLTNSDEFSEVWKCEKGSRMNPKTEKCKIW
- the LOC132932264 gene encoding neprilysin-1-like isoform X2, whose translation is MESRRTFYIVLTLLIFIFAVLIIAVFGLSFAYLTKTEDQNKRICTTEDCLRSATSLVESMNKSVDPCEDFYQFACGNFAKSHKIPKTAVSNDRFAEVHAVMLVLIRDFMEKEDNDDDPYSVSQSRLLYRSCMATDEMNAVGIKQLIQILEKIGLPYMGHSTRMKSSSLSSILAKLKKQINLDFLFVTTVEADTKNRTINRISLGKPRDINIFPVHKITNNIKKMSSRKMRETLASEEEVGNTNDSEEYSDEIDYIKSYAKYFKSVWMEIYKSKSNNFNPNLHNFGIKVSQILNFINEHSKIKDKIYDGDEELPSLMTVEELQNFTDDITHNFTKTNEQIIDWKQFFTILFMDVENLTLDFETDLIQISNIEYFKALFELISNHKNHAIINIWWEVVVTLLPYTTNEMRFIQDRYYYETTGLENNPSRSIYCANAVNSMMGLAVSRLLVDMESIYNNTRMAAEMIENIHWAFEKIVKELNWMDDTTKKRTLYKAEQMRTFIGFPDFIDIPQQLDDYYYDFEIIENDYFGNVIRYVQRELNESLVGLRQLNDYTINSWASDPLEVNAYNWIQANAITVPAGILQFPFFGHDLQMLNYGFLGSILGHELTHGFDNTGRKFDHDGNQNMWWTNQTIAEYEKRSDCFIHHYESYLVPEIGEKISGKLTLDENIADNGGLREALLAYRKFVNDNGEEPKLPGFEQYSNEQMYYLAFANNWCEATTRESLSNSILDEHSPNSIRVTAGLTNSDEFSEVWKCEKGSRMNPKTEKCKIW
- the LOC132932264 gene encoding endothelin-converting enzyme homolog isoform X5, which encodes MEKEDNDDDPYSVSQSRLLYRSCMATDEMNAVGIKQLIQILEKIGLPYMGHSTRMKSSSLSSILAKLKKQINLDFLFVTTVEADTKNRTINRISLGKPRDINIFPVHKITNNIKKMSSRKMRETLASEEEVGNTNDSEEYSDEIDYIKSYAKYFKSVWMEIYKSKSNNFNPNLHNFGIKVSQILNFINEHSKIKDKIYDGDEELPSLMTVEELQNFTDDITHNFTKTNEQIIDWKQFFTILFMDVENLTLDFETDLIQISNIEYFKALFELISNHKNHAIINIWWEVVVTLLPYTTNEMRFIQDRYYYETTGLENNPSRSIYCANAVNSMMGLAVSRLLVDMESIYNNTRMAAEMIENIHWAFEKIVKELNWMDDTTKKRTLYKAEQMRTFIGFPDFIDIPQQLDDYYYDFEIIENDYFGNVIRYVQRELNESLVGLRQLNDYTINSWASDPLEVNAYNWIQANAITVPAGILQFPFFGHDLQMLNYGFLGSILGHELTHGFDNTGRKFDHDGNQNMWWTNQTIAEYEKRSDCFIHHYESYLVPEIGEKISGKLTLDENIADNGGLREALLAYRKFVNDNGEEPKLPGFEQYSNEQMYYLAFANNWCEATTRESLSNSILDEHSPNSIRVTAGLTNSDEFSEVWKCEKGSRMNPKTEKCKIW